One part of the Vicia villosa cultivar HV-30 ecotype Madison, WI linkage group LG6, Vvil1.0, whole genome shotgun sequence genome encodes these proteins:
- the LOC131615050 gene encoding putative zinc finger A20 and AN1 domain-containing stress-associated protein 8, translated as MVPSLCINGCGFYGSSSNNNLCSKCYNDYLKESTEKSNDESFESIFSSSSTAPNTDSICEAMAATSLTDNQNIKAKKNRCKSCSKKVGLLGFKCRCGNVFCKIHRYPEEHECKVDLKEIERKILNKQNPLCVSDKLKHRI; from the coding sequence ATGGTTCCATCACTCTGCATCAATGGCTGTGGTTTCTATGGTTCTTCTTCAAACAACAACTTATGTTCTAAGTGTTACAATGATTATCTCAAAGAAAGCACTGAGAAATCAAATGATGAAAGCTTTGAATcgatattttcttcttcttcaacggCCCCTAATACCGATAGTATTTGTGAGGCTATGGCAGCCACTTCTCTTACCGACAATCAAAACATTAAGGCAAAGAAAAATAGGTGCAAGAGTTGCAGTAAAAAAGTGGGACTATTAGGCTTTAAATGTCGCTGTGGAAACGTGTTTTGTAAAATACACAGATATCCAGAAGAACATGAATGTAAGGTGGATTTAAAGGAGATTGAgcgtaaaatattaaataaacagAATCCTTTATGTGTAAGTGATAAGTTAAAACACCGAATTTAG
- the LOC131610652 gene encoding peptide-N(4)-(N-acetyl-beta-glucosaminyl)asparagine amidase, translating into MVARTFQVLHNDSNFDLEYDTDDGFEVLQFQLYSLTSVPPDHQKIYGAEPNSQISTDSDLATISDKLRLVSIDDDGDSQQRESSSNQFLKSDEEFARLLQAEEEALMLQQYVASENIQEFESRVRPYVTQVLMYEDEKRQEAARKSVPVEELEEKALVSLAKEGNFNPSKIERDHAFLLQLLFWFKRSFRWVNSPACHGCGNETVGQGMTAPLPSETLYGASRVEIYRCTVCSKMTRFPRYNDPKKIVETREGRCGEWANCFTLYCRAFGYESRLILDFTDHVWTECFSQFLGRWMHLDPCEAIYDKPLLYEKGWNKKLDYVIAIAKDGTYDVTKRYTRKWHEVLSRRTMLTEASQSSLLADITKECRRGYSSQLLSIIEARDMEENQQLERSLHFEDDESLSLPGRRSGNEQWRKSRSEIGSDNLSSSDCPVRLCVDEHVTKIYNAFRPVLHQFIEEKLTKAEAVEVLGITKGILLVLRSSPFKSRRASIDSVLNDPTFQKLLPSFHSLLDALSVEKKVSTDGRVEICLVGNPVVTSLALPVVLDALDDMVHNLNKCENYGKDMFMLPLLRLNRLHSGSVVASAEELPLGIVTSAFDGTQISKWEEPNGAKGCWIVYRTFDNKKFELVAYELMSANDAPERDPMDWILEESDDEGVSWKVLDKQTSQFFENRFQRKTYMINSTSFPSNLFRFRFLAVKDIHSNSRLQIGSIDLYAKTL; encoded by the exons ATGGTGGCTCGCACATTCCAAGTTCTTCACAACGACTCCAACTTCGATCTCGAATACGACACCGACGATGGCTTCGAA GTTCTTCAGTTCCAGCTTTACTCTCTCACTTCCGTTCCACCAGATCATCAAAAG ATTTATGGAGCTGAACCTAATTCCCAAATTTCAACTGATTCCGATCTCGCAACAATTTCTGATAAACTGCGACTTGTATccattgatgatgatggtgattctCAACAACGTGAATCAAGCTCTAATCAGTTCTTGAAATCCGATGAGGAATTTGCTAGGCTCTTGCAG GCTGAAGAGGAAGCACTCATGTTGCAGCAGTATGTTGCTAGTGAAAATATTCAGGAATTTGAGAGTAGAGTGCGACCTTATGTTACTCAAGTCCTCATG TATGAAGATGAAAAACGCCAGGAGGCTGCTCGGAAGTCTGTTCCTGTTGAAGAGCTTGAGGAGAAAGCATTGGTTTCTTTGGCCAAA GAGGGGAACTTCAATCCTTCAAAAATAGAACGTGATCATGCTTTCCTGCTGCAACTGCTTTTTTGGTTCAAGCGATCCTTCAG ATGGGTGAATTCACCAGCTTGTCACGGCTGTGGCAACGAAACTGTAGGCCAGGGTATGACTGCTCCACTTCCTTCTGAAACTCTTTATGGAGCTTCCAGGGTTGAAATATACCG CTGCACTGTTTGCTCCAAAATGACTCGCTTCCCTCGGTATAATGATCCAAAAAAG ATTGTGGAAACCAGAGAAGGCCGCTGTGGAGAATGGGCCAATTGCTTTACGCTCTATTGTCGAGCTTTTGGCTACGAGTCACGTCTG ATCTTGGACTTTACAGACCATGTTTGGACTGAGTGCTTCTCTCAATTCCTGGGAAG ATGGATGCATCTTGATCCTTGTGAAGCCATCTATGACAAGCCATTATTATATGAAAAAGG GTGGAATAAGAAATTAGATTATGTTATTGCCATTGCGAAAGATGGAACTTATGATGTCACCAAACGGTACACAAGGAAGTGGCATGAG GTCCTATCTCGACGAACTATGCTTACAGAGGCTTCTCAATCATCTTTACTTGCTGATATAACCAAAGAATGTCGAAGAGGCTATTCATCACAACTACTTTCAATAATTGAAGCACGTGATATGGAAGAAAACCAACAACTTGAGAGGAGTTTGCATTTTGAAGATGACGAGTCCCTCTCATTACCTGGAAGAAGAAGTGGGAATGAGCAATGGCGCAAATCCAGATCTGAAATTGGTTCTGATAACCTAAGTTCATCTGATTGCCCAGTTCGTTTGTGCGTAGATGAGCACGTGACTAAGATTTATAATGCGTTCCGTCCTGTACTACATCAATTTATTGAGGAAAAACTCACAAAGGCTGAAGCTGTCGAAGTACTTGGGATTACGAAAGGAATTCTCTTGGTTCTTCGCAGTTCCCCTTTTAAATCAAGAAGGGCCTCTATCGATTCAGTTCTAAACGACCCAACGTTTCAGAAACTTTTGCCATCTTTTCACAGTTTACTTGACGCACTTTCAGTTGAAAAAAAAGTGAGTACAGATGGGAGGGTTGAAATTTGTTTGGTTGGTAACCCTGTAGTAACTTCTTTAGCATTGCCCGTTGTGCTAGACGCTCTAGATGACATGGTTCACAACCTTAACAAGTGTGAAAACTATGGGAAAGATATGTTTATGTTGCCCCTACTGAGGTTAAATAGATTACATTCCGGTTCAGTCGTTGCAAGTGCTGAGGAGTTGCCATTAGGGATT GTAACATCAGCATTTGATGGAACTCAAATATCAAAATGGGAAGAACCAAATGGAGCAAAAG GTTGTTGGATCGTGTATAGAACATTTGATAACAAGAAGTTTGAGCTCGTGGCATATGAATTGATGTCAGCCAATGATGCCCCAGAAAGGGATCCAATGGATTG GATTCTTGAAGAGAGCGATGATGAGGGGGTCAGTTGGAAAGTTTTGGACAAGCAAACCTCACAGTTCTTTGAAAACCGTTTCCAACGTAAAACATACATGATCAACTCAACAAGTTTTCCATCTAATCTCTTCAG GTTCAGGTTTCTGGCAGTCAAAGACATTCATTCTAATTCCCGGCTACAAATTGGTAGCATTGACCTCTATGCCAAAACATTATGA
- the LOC131615051 gene encoding putative zinc finger A20 and AN1 domain-containing stress-associated protein 8 produces the protein MVPSLCVNGCGFYGSSSNKNLCSKCYNDYLKENIKKSNDETFVFESTSSSSSMTPNIDSICKGMAATSLTDDQSIKTKKNRCKSCNKKMGLLGFNCRCGNVFCKMHRYPEEHSCKVDLKEIGRQILDKQNPLCVNDKLKYRI, from the coding sequence ATGGTTCCATCACTTTGTGTCAATGGTTGTGGTTTCTATGGTTCTTCTTCAAACAAGAACCTCTGTTCAAAGTGTTACAATGATTATCTCAAAGAAAATATTAAGAAGTCAAATGATGAGACCTTTGTTTTTGAATcaacatcatcttcttcttcaatgacCCCTAATATTGATAGTATTTGTAAGGGTATGGCAGCGACTTCTCTTACCGACGATCAAAGCATTAAGACAAAGAAAAATAGGTGCAAGAGTTGCAACAAAAAAATGGGACTATTAGGATTTAATTGTCGCTGTGGAAATGTATTTTGTAAAATGCATAGATATCCTGAAGAACATTCGTGCAAGGTGGATTTAAAAGAGATTGGTCGTCAAATCTTAGATAAACAAAATCCTTTATGCGTGAATGATAAGTTAAAATACCGAATCTAA
- the LOC131615052 gene encoding uncharacterized protein LOC131615052 has product MLAYGPLADIVDEYVRIGKSTSVECLEIFVRSVNVVFGAEYLRNPNNTDVEDLLQMGESCGFPGSNNDINVLNQSNVFKEVLKGHAPTVKYTINGTPYNMGYYLADDNDNSTTETFNGPHSNLATRLQIRASPREKQVHRQLQGDLVEYIWEHFGHEDDEI; this is encoded by the exons atGTTGGCATATGGGCCTCTCGCTGACATTGTAGACGAATATGTTCGAATTGGTAAAAGCACTTCAGTTGAGTGCTTAGAAATATTTGTTAGGAGCGTGAATGTTGTATTTGGGGCCGAATATTTGAGAAATCCTAACAACACTGATGTTGAAGATCTTTTACAAATGGGAGAATCATGTGGCTTTCCAG GTTCAAACAATGACATTAATGTGCTAAACCAATCCAACGTGTTTAAAGAAGTTTTGAAAGGGCATGCTCCTACTGTAAAATATACAATTAATGGGACACCATATAACATGGGGTATTATTTAGCAGATG ACAACGACAACTCAACAACTGAAACATTTAATGGTCCTCATTCGAATCTTGCAACAAGACTACAAATAAGAGCAAGTCCTCGTGAAAAACAAGTTCATCGCCAACTTCAAGGAGATCTAGTCGAGTATATTTGGGAACATTTTGGACACGAGGATGATGAAATTTAA
- the LOC131615053 gene encoding putative zinc finger A20 and AN1 domain-containing stress-associated protein 8, producing MVPSLCVNGCGFYGSSSNKNLCSKCYNDYLKKNIEKSNDESFVFESSSSSSSVTPNIDSICELVAATSLTDNQSVKTKKNRCESCNKKVGLLGFNCRCGNVFCKMHRYPEEHACKVDLKEIGRQILNKQNPLCVSDKLEHRI from the coding sequence ATGGTTCCATCACTCTGTGTCAATGGTTGTGGTTTTTATGGTTCTTCTTCAAACAAGAACCTCTGTTCAAAGTGTTACAATGATTATCTCAAAAAAAATATTGAGAAGTCAAATGACGAAAGCTTTGTTTTtgaatcatcttcttcttcttcttcagtgaCCCCTAATATTGATAGTATTTGTGAGCTTGTGGCAGCTACTTCTCTTACCGATAATCAAAGCGTTAAGACAAAGAAAAATAGGTGCGAGAGTTGCAACAAAAAAGTGGGATTATTAGGGTTTAATTGTCGTTGTGGAAATGTATTTTGTAAAATGCATAGATATCCTGAAGAACATGCATGCAAGGTAGATTTAAAGGAGATTGGTCGTCaaatattaaataaacaaaatccTTTATGTGTGAGTGATAAGTTAGAACACCGAATTTAG